tttgaaggggaaaacaaaGTCTAAGCCTAGGAAATTCCCAGCCATGGAGGAATGGAGACTTTTGTTGATAAATGTTATCTAGTGAAAGTATTTTTAACTTGTAGTCTCTTAAGCTACAAAATAGAAGTCTTTCCATATGGTTCCCTGGTTGTTTATGAAGCACCCTTAATGTGTGTAAAATGCTGTGAGTCCTTGTGTGAAAAGTGCTCTGCAAATGGGATGGTTTTTGTATTATTGTAGGTTTTGTGGAGTAAGTAACAACCCTTCCTGGTGATACTAACCTCTTGAAAGGAGTGAGCAtaatcacaaaagaaaaaacaacttgAAGTCTGTCAAgtactaaaataaaaaaggaaaaaccagctGTGTCTAGCTTAAATCCTGAGGTTTTGGCAGCATCCTTTCATGCCTGTATTCTCAACACTGCAGGCTCTCTGTCAGGGGCAGGACTTGTGTATCTGCTCCAGCATGGTGGTTCTTACTGGTGACTGATTCAGAAAGCGAAAACCTTTCCAAGCAGCTGGTGATGAATCCTGTCAGCCCAGGGAGGGTtaggaaggagctgctgaaggcaaacagcagcagtgggtgCCTTAAAAGTAAGCCCATCTGTGCTCCCATTTGCATTGTCAAACAGTTTTTAATGGCTCACAGTCAGTAAATGATAAAACATTTTCCAGATGTCCCAGAGGTTCACAGTGACTTGTAAGGCTTTCCCTTGAtagctttgcttttctgttttctccaggTTCAGCCACAACAATTTGAGGATTACTCGCATCCTGAAGTGCCTGGGGGAGATGGGATATGAACACTATCAAGTGCACTTGGTGAagtttttcctcacagaaacTCTTGTGGAGGAGACATTACCAAATGTCAAGAGAAGTGCCTTGGATTACTTCCTGTTCACTGTCAGGAGcaaagaaaagaggagggaaCTCATCCACTACGCTTGGCAACACTTCAAACCTCAGAGCAGCTTCGTGTGGGGGCCTCGTGACAAACTCCAAAAGTACAGACCCcgctctgccagggctcagctgcacCAAAGGCCTGAGGACAAACAGGACACTCAGTGTCAGAAATGTGATCCTGTGGACAAGGATCAGAACCAGTGCTCAGAGGTGGAACAGAAAGCTGCAGATGCTGCGGAGTTGCGGCCTGAAATGAGTGATGAACATGTAAAGGAGAAGATAAGCAAATGTGTTTTGAAGGCAGGAGATgatgaagaggagaaagaagctTCATTTGGCCAGCTGGAGGAAgaggatttaaaaaatgaagctgaAGAAGGGCAGGGTACTGCAGAGAATGATTGCACAAAGGAGagcaagaagagaaaactgAATGCAGGTTTGGCAGATGCTAAAGGCGACGGATCATTGAAAAACTCAGCTGATATTGAAAACATTTCCCATAATCTGGGAGAGTGTGCAATTGATGCAGAGAtcccctgctcagagccaggctcCCAGGCTGAGGAGGATCAGGAGGCTCTGAAGGAAGATGATTCAAGCACCAAAGAGCCGGCGGCGCCGGAGGCCGCGGACGCGGCTGTGAAACGCAGGAAGGTCGATAAAAAAACATCCAGAGGCAAACAAGTGAGCTTGGCCATAAACCTGAGCATGGggccctcagcctctgctgccaAGGCAAATCCATCTGCTGCTAACggtgaggctggaaaaggaggtGTCAGTGAGGAAAATGCAGCTGTGGAAGTGCCGAGTGAGAAGGAGGGTGGTGGTGAtgcagatggtggggctgtgagAGCCCCAGCTGCTTCCAGGCCCCCCAGGACTGGCTGCACTGCTCCAGTCAAGGATGGCTGCAAGTCCAGTGGAGATCAAAACTCAGCAGGGGGTGATCAGCACCACTGCAACAGCAAACTCCTGGGGGGTAGAAGTGAATTAGATGGGGTTGgacagcaggaaaaggcaggTGAAAAAGGGCAAACAGAAGACACAGACAAGAAGCAAGCTCCAGAGAGTCATGAGCAGAGCATAACACCCACTTGTCCTGAAGAAAACAGTGCTAAGGTCCCACCAGAAAAAGGTGAAGGCTCTGAGaatggagcagagcctggtggagagcagggagcagcagagtgaGAGCAGCACAGCGAGCACCTGAGCCAGCAGAGATGGCACTGCCCTGTACTGGGAGCCAGCTTTGGTGGCTTGGAGAACTGAATAAACTTCTTTGGGATGATCCAGCTGGCCCCTGTCTCACTTTCACTCTTCCATGTTTTTTTAATCATCTGTAGTAAACTCGCTGAGATCCAGCTCTTGGTTACCCTAAAGAGGAAAACTTTATTTACTCATCTTCATGGACAGGCTGTGTCCTGTTGCTGGGTTTTATCTGATGTTCAGGGCTATCTTGGAGCAACGGGGATTTTTGCACTTTGCTTTGATTCTGGTTATGTCCCTactgaaagagaagaggaaaactgATCTGTCTCCTTGTTTGAATTACCTAAGTATTTATTAAAGACACGATTTTTAGTGTAAAGACAGCATGATCTTATTTGCCAGGCCTTTCTACTGCTGTGTAACTTCTGTTTGTTACTGTGAAAGGCTGTACCTTCCCAGGAGTTTTTTCCTGGCAGAATTGCTGTTTCTCTAAAAGAGATGGGTATATGGATTTCACATGATGTCAATGTAGTTGCTTCTCTTCCTATAAGGAAAGTAGGTTTGGCTTTAGACTGGGATAGATCTGTAGCCAAAATGTGTCTCTGACCAGTATGAACCTTTGTGTAGAGATTCTGTTCTCTTGAGCTGCAAAGTGCTGAGTAATTCTCTTTATCCCCACAGAGGTTGCTTTGTAGTTCTTGTTAGAGTTAAGACTACAAATTGCCTGCTGCTTTCTAAGAGAAAAAGCTCCAGGTTTTGCATAAAACTGTTTAGAGCTGCTCTTCCTTCCCCGTGTGTTCCAACCACTTTATAGTCTTCCACAGATGTTTTTGTCCATGACTGTTTCAGAGGCTCTCATTTCTCAGTtgccaaagcagcacaaataTTTCCCAGTGCATTTGTTTCAGCCTTAGCTGGTAATTTGCAGTGGCCTGGGGGGGCTCTTTCCTGCAGGCCCATGGCTGAGGTTTGGTGTGTCAGATCCAGCCTGTTTCCTACTTAGGGCAGGGTTGCTTTGCCTTTAATGTCAGACAGCCAGGGCATGTTCCAGTGCAGCATGTCTGGAAACCACTGGGCTTTGTGGGGCAGTTAATTGAAACGTTAATTGGAGAGGCAATGCTTGTCTGGTTCATTTATTTTCAGCCCTCAAGAATTTACTTTCAGACCTTGCCAGCTCTTTGCCTGCCTCTGTTCCTGACCTCCCTGTCAGCTGTTCTGCCACACTGCACAATCCTCCACCAGGTCTGAAGGAGCATTAAAACAGTTTAGCACCTTCACTCCTAAAAATTTACAACAGAGAATCTGTTTCATGAAGCAGAGGAAATTGTTTCCAACAGCCTGAAGGTCTGGACTTGCTGTTTGCTCAGgttgtttgggttggttttgagGTTTGGTGCTGTTTGGTTTGTGTAGGAGATGGCAAGGGAGCAGATGCAGCAGCTTGTGCAATGTCaatgtttttcctctctgctaCAGCTCTTAAGAAGCTTTATCTTTCAAGGAATTTGAGGGGTGATTTGCCTTCCCAGCCTGTAGGTTCTGATCCAGCATGCCACATGTGTGTGTGGGAATAAAAGTCTGCAAGCCCAACATCTAATGTTCATGGTCACACATGTACTGAAAAAAggctttaatatttttaaaatactactTTCTTCTTAAGAACAGATGGAGGTAAATAGCCAATAAGAATACACTTAACTACAGATGGAAATACTTGAAGATGTTGAGTGAAAATTCTTTCCTAACAGATTCCTAAGAATTGTTAATTGTGGCTTTTGTACAGATTTATagtaattttcttatttaatgaaattttcattGTGAATATGTGCTCAGTTGGGGCATAGATCCTATATCTTGTTATGGTTTTGTGTTTAATGGGATTTCACTCTGATCCCCAGCCTGGAGTGAGTGCTCAAACCAAGCCCTTCCCTCTCGTGCCAGGTTCACTTTTGGCTGTAGGTGTGTGTGGTGAGTTCACAAGGTGTTTGCCAGCACTCAGAGCTGTATCACGGAGTCTGTGATGTTAATTCCCTATTAAAGCATGACTTGAAAGCATATCAGTtgccttttatattttttcatttttgaggGTGGGATATGTCCTTGTATTTACCCACTCCCCTGGAGCCATGAGCTGTTGCTTGGCTCCCCCCAAGAAGAgggtgctctgctgggctcagcatgGCACACAGCTGCTGTTTCTTCCCTGTGGAGGTCATGCCCAGTCTTCCTCCACCTCTAAAACGTGTCCAGTGAATGTTTCAGAGGAAAACACCCCCCCATGCTGCTTGTTTAATGATGTGCTTGGAAATCATAGAATTGCacaatgctttgggttggaagggacctcagagtTTATCTTGGTCCAACCtccaccttccactggaccaggttgctccaagccctattatccagcctggctttgcccACTTCCAGGCATGGGCTATCTGCTTGTTTCAGAATGTTTTGTGTTGCTTCTGCAGCTCTTCTCCCACAGGTGCTgtggtgctctgcagagcaaacCAGGCCTCTGCTTGGAGCATCCCCTggggctcctgcccagcctggctgtgggagctTCAGTTCAGGGGTTTTTATTCCCTTCAGGACACAAGAACATTGGTATCTTTGtggtaattaattaaaaagttcCTCTAAGCCATTGTGtcccctcagctgtgctgcctgtgggtGTGGGATGGAGGGTTACTGGAGATGTGGGATGGTGTTGaaggtgagcacccccagggcccttcCCATGCTGGTCTTGGGCAGgcctcacctgctgcagcccccagccctggcttgCTCTGGACAAGGTGTGGCTGAGGAATTTGGGTCTCCTttgccttccctcctgccccagctggccTCAGTGTGGAGGAGGAGGTACAAGCTGTGCAAAGCTGCTCTCCCtctttggggtttgggctgtCCAATAAAGGATTCCAGTAACTCTGAAGCCATCAGAAAGAAGGCTCAGAGACACACATTCCCTTTCTGTCCCAAACTATTCCACAGAATCTTGTGGGAACTTGATAAATCTGAGTCCTTTGTCCCTCTGCCAAAGCTCTAGGaatcctggctgctggggagctggtCACACAAACATTGTGTGCTCCTACAAGCCTCCTGTTGCACAGATGCCAGGCTAAAATCAGGTATTTCAGTTCCTCAGCTTGATTTTCCACTTCTCCTCTTGTGTTCCTAACCAGATGAGCTGTGTCATTTCAGCCCTGAGGAGTCTGGCCACCATTCCTCCCCACATCTAATCCCTGCTTTGGATGAAATTGCCTTTAATCAATAAAGGGAATTATGAAGCTCATTGCAGGAGATGGATCTTCATTAATCTCTTGCCATTTAGGGTCACCAGGCAGGGAACTGtcctctttccttcctcacAGCATTTCAGATATTTCTTTGTGCCTTTGAGAAtgttcctccttttcccttcctccttgtATCTCTCTGTGATTGTCTTTTCCAACCAGCATTCATCATTTCTCAAGGAATCAGTGCTCTTCAAATCaccctaaaaaaaaaccctgaaaccaGATATGAGCAACCTCCAGAGCTAACAAAGCACCTCACTAAGCAGTAAGTGCATTTCTCTGTGGTGATCCTGCCCTGTCACAGGTTTCTTAATGTCCCTGCTGGAGTTaggtgaaaaatggaaaattcactgaaaaactCCCCTGTGTTCCTTTTTACCTGtccagcacagggatggtgATGGGCTTTGGGAAATATCCCGGGTGAGAGCTaaggagcagctttgtgtttgcagctggagtatcccagctgtgctcctgtgtccctgctcccagcccagcccttccagaggctccaggagcaggaggctggggcaggaatgagctgctctgctgctccccctccttctcccacctcctc
This genomic window from Zonotrichia leucophrys gambelii isolate GWCS_2022_RI chromosome 20, RI_Zleu_2.0, whole genome shotgun sequence contains:
- the OGFR gene encoding opioid growth factor receptor, which gives rise to MAAWFALRAEEDEAEDEANLWKYDSTWEGEEEEDEEDGEEEEDGGGGEAEGAAAEEPEDAGEPAGQGRACGRWHGQDQSSNSSLLSWRSFQCSGRRNWTAARDLQRYRNHYPDLKEPENEEDEEMWNLSFYKNEIAFVPHGVPIETLLSSWGDKYETLEENHSYIQWLFPLREHGMNWRARPLTCQEIQAFRKSKEVMDRFLRAYKLMLGFYGINLVNEDTGELERAENWRERFENLNRFSHNNLRITRILKCLGEMGYEHYQVHLVKFFLTETLVEETLPNVKRSALDYFLFTVRSKEKRRELIHYAWQHFKPQSSFVWGPRDKLQKYRPRSARAQLHQRPEDKQDTQCQKCDPVDKDQNQCSEVEQKAADAAELRPEMSDEHVKEKISKCVLKAGDDEEEKEASFGQLEEEDLKNEAEEGQGTAENDCTKESKKRKLNAGLADAKGDGSLKNSADIENISHNLGECAIDAEIPCSEPGSQAEEDQEALKEDDSSTKEPAAPEAADAAVKRRKVDKKTSRGKQVSLAINLSMGPSASAAKANPSAANGEAGKGGVSEENAAVEVPSEKEGGGDADGGAVRAPAASRPPRTGCTAPVKDGCKSSGDQNSAGGDQHHCNSKLLGGRSELDGVGQQEKAGEKGQTEDTDKKQAPESHEQSITPTCPEENSAKVPPEKGEGSENGAEPGGEQGAAE